The following proteins are co-located in the Desulfobacterales bacterium genome:
- the fdhD gene encoding formate dehydrogenase accessory sulfurtransferase FdhD yields the protein MNTVNSDSQNYREEPITVYEDNIRQTVSEAIIIEEPLSIRIDGSSYSLVMRSPGDEKAHVAGFCLSEGIIDHARDIRELSFCTEDGVNVATVLLTPERREKIADILDRKGFISQTSCGICGKEMAADIRQILTPAPNNCRFSTAAMFHAINMLPEYQTLYKKTRGAHAAMIFDKALAPLSFAEDVGRHNALDKAIGRTVIDDRLHEAVFGAMSSRLSYELVQKAARARLEVLIGISRPTALAIDLARSVGMTLACTKNQKLMIFCGQDRVFAD from the coding sequence GTGAATACTGTGAATAGTGACAGCCAAAATTATCGGGAAGAGCCGATTACGGTATATGAAGACAATATCCGGCAGACGGTCAGTGAAGCCATAATCATTGAAGAACCGCTTTCCATTCGTATCGACGGGTCCTCCTACTCCCTCGTCATGCGCAGCCCGGGAGATGAAAAGGCCCATGTGGCGGGTTTCTGCCTTTCTGAAGGCATTATCGATCATGCCCGGGATATACGGGAGCTTAGCTTCTGTACCGAAGACGGCGTAAATGTGGCCACGGTTTTGCTGACCCCGGAGAGACGGGAAAAAATCGCGGATATCCTGGACCGCAAAGGCTTTATCAGCCAGACCAGCTGCGGCATCTGCGGAAAGGAGATGGCCGCAGACATCCGCCAGATCCTCACCCCTGCCCCGAATAACTGCCGCTTTTCAACTGCGGCGATGTTTCACGCCATCAATATGCTGCCCGAGTATCAGACGCTTTACAAAAAAACCCGCGGCGCCCATGCGGCCATGATATTTGATAAGGCCCTCGCCCCCCTTTCCTTTGCCGAGGATGTGGGGCGGCACAACGCTCTGGACAAAGCCATCGGCCGGACGGTAATCGATGACAGGCTCCATGAGGCCGTTTTCGGGGCCATGTCCTCGAGACTCAGCTATGAGCTGGTCCAGAAGGCCGCCCGTGCGAGGCTGGAAGTCTTGATCGGCATCTCCCGGCCTACCGCCCTGGCCATTGATCTGGCCCGATCCGTCGGCATGACCTTAGCCTGCACCAAAAATCAAAAACTCATGATTTTCTGCGGTCAGGACCGGGTTTTTGCAGACTGA
- the cooS gene encoding anaerobic carbon-monoxide dehydrogenase catalytic subunit — MPDKSRDAGKEKKEKKVLDLKDVTICDATAQMLDKARKDGVETAFDRAASMKACPIGADSACCKHCSMGPCRLNAKDPYSKVGVCGATIDTIMARNFGRMVASGAAAHTDHGMSMLDVFREVVSGKITDYKVKDTIKLEAVARSVGIEVEGKDPEEIARELYEELERTYTQVDGEIPFMKRVPAKTLETWRKLGIVPRGAMREIMELMHRTHMGVDQHYENITRQCSRTALSDGWGGSMVATEISDILFGTPVPVAADVNMGVLKENMVNIIVHGHEPNLFESMLESVNAPSLIEEAKAAGADGINLVGMCCSGAEMLSRHGVPHAGNFMSTEAILVTGAVDSMAVDVQCIKQGLAKVAECYGTYLFTTNPRCHIEGAQHIELHEHTPKETTDEIVIKSISRFKNRNMPVQIPKITNTGIHGFSHEYINYMLGGSFRGSYTPLNDNIINGRIRGVAGVVGCTNPRVKHDYVHVELVKELIKNDVLVLQTGCSQISLAKAGLLTPEAAYLAGPGLREVCEAVGMPPVLGMGSCVDNSRILIAATEMVNAGGLGESMADLPVAGAAPEWMSEKAISIGHYFVASGVYTVFGVTFPIVEETKFHDLLFSGLEQQGLGKWGYSPDPKEMAAMMVAHIDKKRKELGIDKARERVLVDMSDRREMA, encoded by the coding sequence ATGCCAGACAAATCCAGGGATGCAGGCAAAGAAAAAAAAGAAAAAAAGGTTTTGGATTTAAAAGACGTCACCATTTGTGATGCGACCGCCCAAATGCTGGACAAAGCCAGAAAAGATGGCGTGGAAACGGCCTTCGATCGCGCCGCCAGCATGAAAGCGTGCCCGATCGGTGCGGATTCCGCATGCTGTAAGCACTGCTCAATGGGCCCATGCCGGCTGAATGCCAAAGATCCATACAGCAAAGTCGGTGTATGCGGGGCCACCATTGATACCATTATGGCAAGAAACTTCGGCCGAATGGTGGCTTCCGGCGCGGCTGCCCATACTGACCACGGGATGTCCATGCTGGATGTTTTTCGGGAGGTGGTAAGCGGCAAAATTACCGACTACAAGGTGAAGGACACCATTAAGCTGGAGGCTGTAGCCCGCAGCGTTGGGATTGAAGTGGAGGGCAAAGACCCCGAGGAAATCGCCCGGGAACTCTATGAAGAACTTGAGCGGACTTACACGCAGGTTGATGGCGAAATCCCGTTCATGAAGCGGGTGCCGGCAAAGACCCTGGAAACATGGCGGAAACTCGGCATCGTTCCCCGGGGTGCCATGCGGGAAATCATGGAACTTATGCACCGCACCCACATGGGCGTTGATCAGCACTATGAAAACATTACGCGCCAGTGCAGCCGCACAGCCCTTTCGGACGGCTGGGGCGGCTCCATGGTGGCCACCGAAATTTCCGATATCCTCTTCGGAACCCCGGTGCCCGTGGCAGCGGATGTAAACATGGGTGTTTTGAAGGAGAACATGGTCAATATCATTGTCCACGGCCATGAGCCCAATCTGTTTGAATCCATGCTGGAATCAGTTAATGCGCCGTCCCTGATCGAGGAGGCCAAGGCGGCCGGTGCGGACGGCATCAACCTGGTCGGCATGTGCTGTTCCGGGGCTGAAATGCTCTCCCGGCATGGGGTGCCGCATGCAGGCAACTTTATGTCCACAGAGGCAATACTCGTCACCGGCGCGGTGGACTCAATGGCGGTGGATGTCCAGTGCATCAAGCAGGGACTGGCCAAGGTGGCCGAGTGCTATGGAACGTATCTGTTTACCACCAACCCGCGCTGCCACATAGAGGGGGCGCAGCACATCGAGCTCCATGAGCATACGCCCAAAGAAACCACTGATGAAATCGTCATTAAATCGATTTCGCGGTTTAAAAACCGGAATATGCCGGTTCAAATCCCCAAAATTACCAATACCGGGATTCACGGGTTTTCCCATGAGTACATCAATTATATGCTGGGCGGCTCCTTCCGGGGCAGCTACACCCCGTTAAACGACAACATTATAAACGGCCGCATCCGCGGCGTGGCCGGCGTGGTCGGCTGCACCAACCCACGGGTAAAGCATGATTATGTGCATGTGGAGCTTGTCAAGGAACTCATCAAAAACGACGTGCTGGTGCTTCAGACCGGATGTTCGCAGATATCCCTGGCCAAAGCCGGGCTGCTCACGCCTGAGGCCGCCTACCTGGCCGGTCCCGGCCTGCGGGAGGTCTGCGAAGCAGTCGGTATGCCCCCGGTGCTCGGTATGGGTTCCTGCGTGGATAACAGCCGAATCCTGATTGCGGCCACGGAAATGGTGAATGCCGGCGGCCTTGGCGAAAGCATGGCGGATCTGCCGGTTGCCGGTGCCGCACCGGAATGGATGAGTGAAAAAGCCATCTCCATCGGGCACTATTTTGTCGCATCCGGCGTATACACGGTATTCGGCGTGACCTTCCCGATTGTTGAAGAAACCAAATTCCATGACCTGCTCTTCAGCGGCCTGGAACAGCAGGGCCTCGGCAAATGGGGATATTCCCCGGATCCAAAGGAAATGGCTGCCATGATGGTCGCCCATATCGACAAAAAACGAAAAGAGCTGGGCATTGACAAGGCCCGGGAGCGCGTGCTGGTGGATATGTCCGACCGCCGCGAAATGGCCTAA
- a CDS encoding type I restriction enzyme HsdR N-terminal domain-containing protein, translating to MGKGYVILGETTDYLTGETIALTHDEQARQKIVRYLVEEKGYQKNELTPRLELPVTVDGNTGHARIDFRIRINDTVYAIVIYGPGSLVSRQKPAIAAACLIEPYTVPVTIVTNGIDAHVLDTDTGKMIGEGFAAIPSRDAAIAALKTADLKPVTEKRREKARRILYVMDILTEKECDDSCEYCE from the coding sequence ATGGGCAAAGGCTACGTCATACTCGGTGAAACCACGGACTATTTAACCGGCGAAACCATCGCGCTGACCCATGATGAGCAGGCCAGGCAAAAAATTGTCCGCTATCTGGTTGAAGAAAAGGGGTATCAGAAAAACGAACTCACCCCGCGCCTGGAACTGCCGGTCACTGTAGACGGCAACACCGGCCATGCGCGGATTGATTTCCGTATCCGCATAAACGATACGGTGTATGCCATCGTGATATACGGGCCGGGCTCGCTGGTGTCCCGCCAAAAGCCGGCCATTGCCGCTGCCTGCCTGATCGAGCCCTACACGGTGCCGGTCACCATTGTGACAAACGGAATTGATGCGCATGTGCTGGATACGGATACCGGCAAAATGATTGGCGAGGGATTTGCCGCCATCCCATCCAGAGACGCCGCCATTGCGGCATTAAAAACCGCAGATCTGAAGCCGGTCACGGAAAAGCGGCGGGAAAAAGCCCGGCGGATTCTGTATGTCATGGATATTCTGACTGAAAAAGAATGTGATGATTCCTGTGAATACTGTGAATAG
- a CDS encoding ATP-binding cassette domain-containing protein yields the protein MPFKEIPGLPGKVYIPEQSPDAPKKHSCPDCFCCQMCSDSRCRVCRRQHIYSRGQNSENVSLSPGRPFIVLKNITVRTGEKPFFKNLSWEILADQHWAVIGPTGAGKSLLVKAIQRKVPLADGVIQYYFDGQASGKSRARGYLERGEILRAAIETHETESFHQARWHSAETEASARVSDYLNPANIQKHSPYEIIGHQTDAPASLERRDMLLEQMSARYLLNRRMIHLSNGEFRKIKIIRALMQSPKLLILENPLAGLDSASRKAMDHVLEKLLASFDTKIMLVTSAAADLPAGITHALCISDKQILAKGKKDSVLSKSCMQAVFAGNQCGNNNPIRRLPAPFRPLKADEAPLVVMKKVSIRYQGTTVLKDITWQMRTGEHWAILGPNGAGKSTLLSLVLADNPQAYANDIKLFGKTRGCGESIWEIKRHMGWVAPELQRAYSRGFSCLQAVCSGFFDSIGLYQKPDQEQLDAAAEWMHAMGLDHLPGHLFHSVSEGEQRLVLICRALVKRPQLLILDEPCLGLDNCYRGRIINLLDGLCRQGAAQLLYVTHRLAELPDSITHVLKLENGQITAKGRREQMLAESSPANWQYQNKLK from the coding sequence TTGCCGTTTAAAGAAATCCCGGGCCTTCCCGGAAAAGTCTACATACCAGAGCAAAGCCCGGATGCGCCCAAAAAGCATAGCTGCCCGGACTGCTTTTGCTGCCAGATGTGCAGCGACAGCCGATGCCGGGTCTGCCGCCGCCAGCATATCTACAGCCGGGGCCAAAATTCCGAAAACGTTTCGCTATCCCCCGGCAGGCCCTTTATCGTTTTAAAAAACATCACCGTCCGAACCGGGGAAAAACCATTTTTTAAAAACTTAAGCTGGGAGATCCTTGCGGATCAGCACTGGGCTGTTATCGGCCCCACAGGCGCCGGCAAATCGCTTCTGGTAAAGGCCATTCAGCGAAAAGTCCCCCTGGCAGACGGAGTTATCCAATACTACTTTGATGGTCAGGCTTCCGGCAAATCCCGCGCGCGCGGGTATCTGGAGCGCGGGGAAATCCTACGCGCGGCGATTGAAACTCATGAAACGGAGAGTTTCCATCAGGCCCGGTGGCACAGTGCGGAAACAGAAGCCTCGGCCAGGGTCAGCGACTACCTGAACCCGGCGAATATTCAAAAACACTCACCCTATGAAATCATTGGCCATCAAACCGATGCCCCCGCCTCACTTGAAAGGCGGGATATGCTGCTTGAGCAGATGTCCGCCCGGTACCTGCTCAACCGGCGGATGATCCATCTGTCCAACGGGGAATTCCGGAAAATAAAAATTATCCGGGCCCTGATGCAGTCCCCCAAACTGCTCATCCTCGAAAATCCATTGGCCGGCCTGGACAGCGCCTCCAGAAAGGCGATGGATCATGTTCTGGAAAAGCTTCTGGCATCGTTTGATACGAAAATAATGCTGGTCACATCGGCAGCGGCGGATCTTCCGGCCGGCATTACGCATGCGCTATGCATCTCTGACAAGCAGATACTGGCCAAAGGCAAAAAAGACAGCGTACTCAGCAAGTCCTGTATGCAAGCGGTTTTTGCCGGGAATCAGTGCGGAAACAATAACCCGATCAGACGCCTGCCCGCTCCTTTTAGACCTTTGAAAGCAGACGAGGCGCCGCTTGTGGTGATGAAAAAAGTCTCTATCCGGTATCAGGGCACAACAGTGCTCAAGGATATCACCTGGCAGATGCGTACCGGTGAGCACTGGGCCATATTGGGCCCCAACGGTGCGGGAAAAAGCACGCTGCTCAGCCTGGTATTGGCTGATAACCCGCAGGCCTATGCCAATGACATCAAATTATTCGGCAAAACCCGGGGGTGCGGGGAAAGTATCTGGGAAATCAAACGGCATATGGGCTGGGTGGCGCCGGAACTCCAGCGCGCCTACAGCCGTGGATTTTCTTGTTTGCAGGCGGTCTGCTCAGGCTTTTTTGATTCCATAGGCCTCTACCAGAAACCGGATCAAGAGCAGCTTGATGCCGCAGCCGAATGGATGCATGCCATGGGCCTGGATCATCTCCCGGGCCATCTTTTTCACTCGGTTTCTGAAGGGGAGCAGCGCCTGGTGCTAATCTGCCGGGCGCTGGTGAAGCGCCCGCAGCTCTTGATACTTGACGAGCCCTGCCTGGGCCTTGATAATTGCTATCGCGGCCGTATCATTAATCTCTTGGATGGCCTGTGCCGTCAGGGAGCCGCCCAGCTTTTATACGTCACCCATCGGCTGGCGGAGCTGCCGGATTCAATCACGCATGTGCTTAAACTCGAAAACGGGCAAATCACCGCCAAAGGCAGACGTGAACAGATGCTTGCCGAATCCTCACCGGCAAACTGGCAGTATCAGAATAAGTTGAAATAA
- the metW gene encoding methionine biosynthesis protein MetW — protein sequence MNSLHSTAVRYDLQIIASWIKPGSKVIGLGCGEGELLQYLKHEKQVKETGVELVESRVAECINKGLTVIQGDINEEIHDYADDAFDYAVLSQTLQQVYEPLTLVHEMLRIGRKVIVSFPNFGHWFVRLQLLFTGHAPITPQLPYQWYETPNIRVLSIKDFRTFAKEVGFNILKEATINTDREDKTGNYVAFMPNLRATYGIYLISRLDSQ from the coding sequence ATGAACAGCTTACATAGCACCGCGGTGCGCTATGACCTGCAAATCATCGCCTCCTGGATCAAGCCCGGCTCTAAGGTGATCGGCCTGGGCTGCGGCGAGGGGGAACTGCTGCAGTATCTCAAGCACGAGAAACAGGTTAAAGAAACCGGGGTTGAACTTGTGGAATCCCGGGTGGCGGAGTGTATCAACAAAGGGCTTACGGTCATTCAGGGCGATATCAACGAAGAAATCCACGATTACGCGGATGATGCGTTTGATTACGCGGTTTTAAGCCAGACCCTGCAGCAGGTCTACGAACCCCTGACGCTGGTGCACGAAATGCTTCGGATCGGCCGGAAGGTGATTGTCAGCTTCCCGAATTTCGGGCATTGGTTCGTCCGCCTGCAGCTCTTGTTTACCGGCCATGCCCCGATCACCCCGCAGCTGCCCTATCAGTGGTATGAAACGCCCAACATCCGGGTGCTCTCCATTAAGGATTTTCGGACATTCGCCAAAGAGGTGGGGTTTAACATCCTGAAAGAGGCCACCATTAATACGGACCGGGAGGATAAAACCGGCAATTATGTTGCGTTCATGCCGAATTTGCGGGCAACATACGGGATTTATCTGATCAGCCGCTTAGACAGTCAATAG
- a CDS encoding thioredoxin domain-containing protein: protein MTEEKKYTAYNRLINEKSPYLIQHAHQPVNWYAWGKEAFERAHNEDKPLLVSIGYSTCHWCHVMAEESFDDSEIAELMNRYFVCIKVDREERPDIDALYITAVSSLTGSAGWPLNVFLTPEAKPFFGGTYFPPQSRRYMPGWPDILAQVYKAWTDPEQRKKLEDSADAIVRRLKQHLSDPPAKGSETDISLNMIKDAAKAFAEDYDPKNGGFGNAPKFPMPPILEFLLTFNGFFGENSQDEKLNEKSLAMVKSSLDAMAYGGIYDHLGGGFHRYATDANWHVPHFEKMLYDNAQLISVYISAYQKTGDALYADVARQSIDYVLRDMSHPDGGFYSAEDADSVPPDADGEHPAKREGAFYVWPYQEVRKVLENSMNKQAADLFCYLFDIREDGNVSQDPFGEFKGRNVLHQIRSIKEGADYTGISEAEARQLVADARQRLFQDRLNRPRPHLDDKILAAWNGLMISALARAATVFDSPEDLAAAEKSVNFIYNNMYVPESGQLYRRWREGEAGIKALADDYAFLINGLIDLYEAGSQPWLLEWATALMHRFLSDFVDTATGLVYLTPQSYDPHIAFQVKDLIDNVTPSAASGAALGLVRLSRMTGSQIFETAVENIFRHAGGEISRFPKMAPCLLVAVMVSMSDNSCNS, encoded by the coding sequence ATGACCGAAGAGAAGAAATATACGGCATATAACCGCCTGATTAATGAAAAAAGTCCCTACCTGATCCAGCATGCGCATCAGCCGGTAAACTGGTATGCATGGGGCAAAGAGGCCTTTGAACGGGCTCATAATGAGGATAAGCCCTTGCTGGTATCCATTGGATATTCAACCTGCCACTGGTGCCATGTAATGGCTGAAGAGTCCTTTGATGACTCGGAAATTGCGGAACTGATGAACAGGTATTTCGTGTGTATCAAGGTGGATCGTGAGGAGCGTCCGGATATCGACGCCCTGTACATCACCGCGGTTTCGTCTTTGACCGGATCGGCGGGCTGGCCCCTGAATGTATTTTTAACCCCTGAGGCAAAACCCTTTTTCGGCGGCACCTATTTTCCGCCGCAGTCCAGGCGGTATATGCCGGGCTGGCCGGATATTTTAGCTCAGGTTTATAAGGCCTGGACGGATCCGGAGCAGCGGAAAAAATTAGAGGACTCGGCGGATGCCATTGTCCGGCGCCTGAAGCAGCATTTGTCGGATCCGCCCGCTAAAGGCAGCGAAACCGATATCTCCCTGAATATGATAAAGGATGCGGCAAAGGCTTTTGCTGAAGATTATGATCCGAAAAACGGGGGATTCGGCAATGCCCCGAAATTTCCCATGCCGCCGATTTTAGAGTTTTTACTCACCTTTAATGGCTTTTTCGGAGAGAATTCCCAGGATGAAAAGCTTAATGAAAAGTCCCTTGCCATGGTCAAGTCAAGCCTGGATGCCATGGCCTATGGCGGCATCTATGATCACCTGGGCGGCGGTTTTCATCGGTATGCCACAGATGCGAACTGGCATGTGCCGCATTTCGAAAAGATGCTCTATGACAACGCCCAGCTGATATCCGTTTATATCAGCGCCTATCAGAAAACCGGTGACGCGCTTTATGCTGATGTTGCAAGGCAGAGCATCGATTATGTGCTGCGGGACATGTCCCATCCGGACGGCGGCTTTTATTCTGCCGAGGATGCGGACAGCGTGCCGCCGGATGCAGACGGTGAACATCCGGCCAAGCGCGAGGGCGCCTTTTATGTTTGGCCCTATCAAGAGGTCCGAAAGGTTCTGGAAAACAGCATGAATAAACAGGCGGCAGATCTATTCTGCTACCTGTTTGATATTCGGGAAGACGGCAATGTGAGCCAGGATCCGTTCGGTGAATTCAAGGGCCGAAATGTCCTTCATCAAATCCGTTCCATAAAAGAGGGAGCGGATTATACGGGGATAAGCGAGGCTGAGGCCCGGCAGTTGGTAGCTGATGCCCGGCAGCGGCTGTTTCAGGATCGCTTAAACAGGCCGCGGCCGCATCTGGATGACAAGATACTCGCTGCCTGGAACGGGCTTATGATCTCCGCCCTGGCGCGGGCGGCAACGGTTTTTGATTCGCCGGAGGATCTGGCAGCCGCTGAAAAATCCGTTAATTTCATCTACAATAATATGTACGTCCCGGAGTCCGGGCAGCTTTACCGCCGCTGGCGGGAAGGGGAGGCCGGGATCAAGGCGCTGGCTGATGACTATGCATTTTTAATCAACGGGCTGATTGATCTTTATGAAGCCGGCTCCCAGCCCTGGCTTTTGGAGTGGGCAACAGCGCTCATGCATCGGTTTTTATCCGATTTCGTGGATACCGCTACCGGGCTGGTTTACTTAACCCCCCAATCCTATGATCCGCATATCGCCTTTCAGGTAAAGGATCTCATCGACAATGTGACCCCATCGGCCGCATCCGGTGCCGCGCTTGGATTGGTAAGATTGTCTAGAATGACCGGCAGCCAAATATTTGAGACAGCAGTTGAAAATATTTTCAGGCATGCCGGTGGGGAAATCAGCCGTTTCCCGAAAATGGCGCCCTGTCTGCTGGTGGCGGTTATGGTATCCATGTCCGATAATTCGTGTAATTCATGA
- a CDS encoding DUF4213 domain-containing protein has translation MDIRSQIKGPLQSAANDRTIADVRIGLGYTAVMLDNGQTGLGFTFHRDMPERCSLFTGVLPLEGRPASEVLDFIISSKKIETAVGMATANALANTPSERHRDGDILDFIKP, from the coding sequence ATGGATATTCGCAGTCAAATCAAAGGCCCGCTTCAATCCGCCGCAAACGACAGAACCATCGCCGATGTGCGGATCGGTCTGGGATACACCGCGGTCATGCTGGATAACGGCCAGACCGGGTTGGGGTTTACGTTTCACCGGGACATGCCCGAGCGCTGCAGTCTGTTTACCGGTGTCTTGCCTCTGGAAGGCCGGCCGGCATCAGAAGTGCTCGATTTTATCATCTCTTCGAAAAAGATTGAAACCGCGGTGGGCATGGCCACAGCCAATGCGCTGGCCAACACTCCCAGTGAGCGCCACAGGGATGGCGATATACTCGATTTTATTAAGCCATGA
- a CDS encoding homoserine O-acetyltransferase — MSEYITHAQSGRSVGRVEKKYFTFAEPPHEMVLDSGRRLGPITIAYETVGHLNADKRNVILVLHALTGDSHVAGYYSENDDKPGWWDNMVGPGKGIDTDKYFVICSNVLGGCMGSTGPASINPETGKPYGLDFPMVTIADMVRAQKALLDHLGIKEILSMTGGSMGGMQVLQWCLQYPEMVNSAIPLATTMRHSALAIAFNEVARQAIIADPNWHNGNYYDGPQPNLGLSVARMIGHITYLSDEALRRKFGRRLQNREDLSFNFDGDFQVESYLRHQGAKFVERFDANSFLYITKAADYFDLTRQGHQTSAVDAFARALARFLVISFTSDWLYPTYQSRDMVKAMKKNGLDVSFCEVEAEWGHDAFLLPNERLSNLISGFIDSVYEQLT, encoded by the coding sequence ATGAGCGAATACATCACCCACGCGCAGTCCGGTCGCTCCGTCGGCCGGGTTGAAAAAAAATATTTTACCTTTGCCGAACCGCCCCATGAGATGGTGTTAGACAGCGGCCGCCGGCTCGGGCCCATTACCATTGCCTATGAAACAGTGGGCCATTTAAACGCGGATAAACGCAATGTCATTTTAGTGCTGCATGCGCTGACCGGAGATTCCCATGTGGCCGGCTATTATTCGGAAAACGATGACAAGCCCGGCTGGTGGGATAACATGGTGGGGCCAGGCAAGGGAATTGACACGGATAAATATTTTGTCATCTGCTCCAATGTTCTGGGCGGGTGCATGGGCTCCACCGGTCCGGCCTCCATTAACCCGGAAACCGGAAAACCCTATGGGCTGGATTTTCCCATGGTCACCATCGCTGATATGGTTCGGGCCCAGAAAGCGCTGCTCGACCACCTGGGCATAAAAGAGATACTCTCCATGACCGGCGGCTCCATGGGCGGCATGCAGGTATTGCAATGGTGCTTACAATACCCTGAGATGGTGAACTCCGCCATCCCCCTGGCCACCACCATGCGGCATTCGGCCCTGGCCATTGCCTTCAACGAGGTGGCCAGGCAGGCCATCATCGCAGACCCGAACTGGCATAACGGCAACTACTATGACGGCCCGCAGCCGAACCTGGGCCTGTCCGTGGCCCGCATGATCGGGCATATCACCTATCTCTCTGATGAGGCCTTGCGGCGGAAATTCGGCCGGCGGCTTCAGAACCGGGAGGACCTGTCTTTTAATTTTGACGGCGATTTCCAGGTGGAAAGCTATCTCCGGCACCAGGGGGCCAAATTCGTTGAACGCTTTGATGCCAATTCGTTTCTTTACATCACCAAAGCGGCCGACTATTTTGATCTCACCCGGCAGGGGCATCAGACATCAGCCGTGGATGCCTTTGCCCGGGCGCTGGCCCGTTTTCTGGTGATCTCCTTTACATCGGACTGGCTCTATCCAACCTACCAGTCCCGGGACATGGTAAAGGCCATGAAAAAAAACGGGCTGGACGTGAGTTTCTGCGAAGTTGAAGCCGAATGGGGCCATGATGCGTTTCTGCTTCCAAATGAACGGCTTTCCAATCTGATCAGCGGATTTATCGACAGTGTCTATGAACAGCTTACATAG